The following proteins are co-located in the Sphaeramia orbicularis chromosome 24, fSphaOr1.1, whole genome shotgun sequence genome:
- the cgrrf1 gene encoding cell growth regulator with RING finger domain protein 1 has protein sequence MAAVFLVMLYEYSPLFYVSVVSLCFVVTAAMVLGWFGFDVPVILRNSDETESVLPTPEKQMVQVTNPFALEVGSGPASVTSGVSVRPCCLEPCVLTCFWGCEVAALQGALQAHQHGPRLDTPQRFQDALRHRYCYSQSFQINTDDQEERSTQIPPDQGVTHFGPLPRDRYPLVALLTLTDEQTRDNFNIVSSVTVVHVPDQSYPLSARVLFQYLLTAQGSMYELKPLFMSADSRGESSPPGPDHSTPPTKANKEDGPQEEGSKEEPSPALESEEDQDQDQEEQDQSQRRRRDCVVCQNAAVNRVLLPCRHACVCHSCVAHFQHCPMCRAFIIESFALSEGGAAQH, from the exons ATGGCAGCGGTTTTCCTAGTAATGTTGTACGAGTACTCTCCGCTGTTTTACGTCAGTGTGGTTTCTTTGTGTTTCGTTGTTACCGCCGCCATGGTGCTGGGATG GTTCGGCTTTGACGTTCCAGTGATCTTACGCAACTCTGATGAAACAGAGTCTGTCCTTCCAACTCCTGAAAAGCAGATGGTTCAGGTGACCAACCCTTTTGCCCTGGAGGTGGGCTCCGGACCGGCATCTGTGACCA GTGGCGTATCTGTGCGGCCCTGCTGCCTGGAGCCCTGCGTCCTCACCTGTTTCTGGGGCTGTGAGGTGGCGGCTCTGCAGGGGGCGCTGCAGGCCCACCAGCACGGCCCAAGACTCGACACCCCCCAACGCTTCCAGGACGCCCTACGCCATCGCTACTGCTACAGCCAGAGCTTCCA AATCAACACAGATGACCAAGAGGAGCGCAGCACTCAGATCCCCCCAGACCAGGGCGTCACACACTTCGGCCCGTTGCCGAGGGACCGGTACCCACTGGTGGCATTACTGACACTGACAGACGAACAAACCAGAGACAACTTCAACATA gtGTCCAGTGTGACCGTCGTCCATGTCCCTGACCAGTCGTACCCTCTGTCTGCTCGTGTCCTCTTCCAGTACCTCCTCACTGCACAGGGCAGCATGTACGAGCTGAAG CCTCTGTTCATGTCAGCTGACAGCAGGGGGGAGTCCAGCCCCCCAGGTCCAGACCACAGCACACCTCCCACTAAAGCCAACAAGGAGGACGGACCGCAAGAAGAGGGCAGTAAAGAAGAGCCAAGTCCAGCACTGGAGTcagaggaggaccaggaccaggaccaggaggagcAGGACCAGAGTCAGAGGAGGCGCAGGGACTGTGTGGTGTGTCAGAATGCAGCAGTGAACAGAGTCCTGCTGCCCTGCAGACACGCCTGTGTGTGCCACAGCTGTGTGGCCCACTTCCAACACTGTCCCATGTGCAGGGCCTTCATCATAGAGTCCTTCGCTTTGTCAGAGGGAGGGGCTGCACAGCACTGA